A single window of Nocardioides baekrokdamisoli DNA harbors:
- a CDS encoding glycosyltransferase family 2 protein yields MSTGKHVAYVLPVYNEADGIETFHKELVAATTARPDLRFEFVYINDGSRDGSIEHLLAMREQDPRVTVLSFARNFGHQIAVTAGLDHAHEAGADAVVIMDTDLQDPPAVSLEMVERWESGADVVYAQRRTRKDTFFKKATAGAFYYLLDRMAETHIPQNVGDFRLIDKRALDVVVKYREHNRFLRGIVANIGFRQEALLFDRDARFAGESKYPLSKMIRLAADGILGFSTFPLKAISRVGITISVLSVLAGLYAIAVRLFFPAHAVAGWAFLGVGMFFLGGIQLIMIGVIGSYVGRTYVEVLNRPLYSLALVAHGEHRQGSE; encoded by the coding sequence ATGAGTACTGGGAAGCATGTCGCGTACGTCCTGCCGGTCTACAACGAAGCCGACGGGATCGAGACGTTCCACAAGGAGTTGGTCGCGGCCACCACGGCCCGCCCGGACCTGCGGTTCGAGTTCGTCTACATCAATGACGGTTCCCGCGACGGATCGATCGAGCACTTGCTGGCCATGCGCGAGCAGGACCCGCGGGTCACGGTGCTGAGTTTTGCCCGCAACTTCGGTCACCAGATCGCCGTCACCGCCGGACTCGACCACGCCCACGAGGCCGGTGCCGACGCGGTGGTCATCATGGACACCGACCTGCAGGATCCGCCGGCCGTCAGTCTGGAGATGGTGGAGCGCTGGGAGTCTGGCGCGGACGTCGTCTACGCCCAGCGCCGTACCCGGAAGGACACCTTCTTCAAGAAGGCCACCGCTGGCGCGTTCTACTACCTGCTCGACCGGATGGCCGAGACCCACATCCCGCAGAACGTCGGCGACTTCCGGCTGATCGACAAGCGGGCGCTCGACGTGGTCGTGAAGTATCGCGAGCACAACCGCTTCCTGCGCGGCATCGTCGCCAACATCGGGTTCCGGCAGGAGGCGCTGCTGTTCGACCGGGACGCACGCTTCGCCGGTGAGTCGAAATATCCGCTGAGCAAGATGATCAGGTTGGCGGCGGACGGCATCCTCGGCTTCTCCACCTTCCCCCTCAAGGCGATCTCCCGTGTCGGCATCACGATTTCCGTGCTCTCGGTCCTGGCCGGGCTCTATGCCATCGCGGTCCGCCTGTTCTTCCCGGCGCACGCCGTCGCCGGGTGGGCGTTCCTCGGCGTGGGCATGTTCTTCCTCGGTGGCATCCAGCTGATCATGATCGGCGTCATCGGGTCCTACGTGGGGCGTACGTACGTCGAGGTGCTCAACCGGCCGCTGTACTCCCTCGCCCTGGTCGCGCACGGCGAGCACCGTCAGGGCTCAGAGTAA
- a CDS encoding YbhB/YbcL family Raf kinase inhibitor-like protein has product MSLERPVKPNPYDLLPKVPSFTVTSTDVRAGEPLADTQVYAHGNTSPQLSWSGFPAETKSFVVTCFDPDAPVPGGFWHWAVVDVPASVTSVVGGAGASNESLPAGAYHLNGDFGTPTYAGAAPPQGDQVHRYFFVIHAVDIEHLPVEPTSTPTVASFHLAFHTLARAVIVGTYRH; this is encoded by the coding sequence ATGAGCCTGGAGCGACCGGTCAAGCCCAATCCGTACGACCTGCTGCCGAAGGTCCCGTCATTCACAGTGACAAGCACCGATGTACGCGCCGGTGAGCCGCTCGCCGATACGCAGGTGTACGCGCACGGCAACACTTCGCCGCAGCTGTCCTGGAGCGGATTCCCCGCCGAGACCAAGAGCTTCGTCGTCACCTGCTTCGACCCTGATGCGCCGGTGCCGGGCGGCTTCTGGCACTGGGCTGTCGTCGATGTCCCAGCCTCGGTCACGAGCGTCGTGGGCGGAGCCGGCGCGAGCAACGAGAGCCTTCCCGCCGGGGCGTACCACCTCAATGGGGACTTCGGGACGCCCACCTACGCAGGGGCCGCGCCGCCGCAGGGTGACCAGGTGCACCGCTACTTCTTCGTCATCCATGCCGTGGACATCGAGCACCTGCCGGTGGAGCCGACCTCCACACCCACGGTCGCCAGCTTCCATCTCGCGTTCCACACGCTGGCCAGGGCCGTGATCGTCGGCACGTACCGACACTGA
- the cobA gene encoding uroporphyrinogen-III C-methyltransferase has product MSDFLVSDFPTYPAGLRLNGRKVVVVGGGAVAQRRVPGLIAAGALVTVVSPDVTPSIEGLAAEITWIARDFEPSDLDGSWYVIAATDDAAVNAAVGAAAEVRHTFCVRADSAAEATAWTPSVGHHDGITVAVMSDGGAHRNPRRTAALRDDIVAGMQDGRIDARSADHSPGVVLVGGGPGDPDLITVAGRRALLDADVVVADRLAPRELLGMLRDDVELIDVAKLPRGRSASQEFINSVIVEKALEGKRVARYKGGDNFVFGRGFEEIIACREAGVPVRVIPGLTSPVSVPGLAGIPVTHRGVTHEFTVISGHIPPGHPDSLVNWAAVGQMTGTVVLMMAVENAPAIASSLLAGGRPASTPVAVICDGSMPTERTVFSTLGTLAYDLVVHSVLPPAIIVIGEVVRLAQHG; this is encoded by the coding sequence GTGTCCGACTTCCTGGTGAGCGACTTCCCGACCTACCCCGCCGGTCTGCGGCTGAACGGACGCAAGGTCGTCGTCGTCGGCGGTGGGGCGGTCGCACAGCGGCGTGTACCTGGCTTGATCGCCGCTGGGGCGCTCGTGACGGTGGTGTCGCCGGATGTGACGCCCTCGATCGAGGGACTGGCCGCCGAGATCACCTGGATCGCACGCGACTTCGAGCCGTCGGATCTCGACGGCTCCTGGTACGTCATCGCGGCGACCGACGACGCTGCGGTCAATGCAGCCGTCGGCGCAGCGGCCGAGGTACGACACACCTTCTGCGTACGCGCCGACAGCGCTGCCGAGGCGACCGCGTGGACTCCGTCCGTCGGTCACCATGACGGCATCACCGTTGCGGTGATGAGTGATGGTGGAGCACACCGCAACCCGAGGCGTACCGCCGCATTGCGGGACGACATCGTCGCCGGCATGCAGGACGGCCGCATCGACGCGCGTTCGGCCGACCATTCGCCGGGCGTGGTCCTCGTCGGCGGCGGGCCCGGAGACCCGGACCTGATCACCGTCGCCGGACGCCGTGCGCTCCTGGATGCCGATGTCGTGGTCGCGGATCGGCTGGCGCCTCGCGAACTCCTCGGCATGCTCCGCGACGACGTCGAACTGATCGACGTGGCCAAGCTGCCGCGCGGGCGCTCGGCCTCGCAGGAGTTCATCAACTCCGTGATCGTCGAGAAAGCGCTCGAGGGCAAGCGGGTGGCCCGTTACAAGGGCGGCGACAACTTCGTGTTCGGACGCGGCTTCGAGGAGATCATTGCGTGCCGTGAGGCGGGCGTACCCGTACGCGTCATCCCCGGCCTCACGTCGCCCGTGTCGGTGCCCGGACTGGCCGGTATCCCGGTCACCCACCGAGGGGTCACGCACGAGTTCACGGTCATCTCCGGGCACATCCCACCGGGTCACCCTGATTCGCTGGTCAACTGGGCTGCCGTCGGTCAGATGACGGGCACGGTCGTGTTGATGATGGCGGTCGAGAACGCGCCGGCGATCGCCTCCTCTCTGCTGGCCGGCGGTCGGCCCGCATCGACGCCCGTGGCGGTCATCTGCGACGGGTCCATGCCGACAGAACGCACTGTCTTCTCGACGCTGGGGACCCTGGCTTACGACCTCGTGGTGCATTCGGTGCTGCCGCCGGCGATCATCGTGATCGGCGAGGTCGTACGCCTGGCGCAGCATGGCTGA
- a CDS encoding TrmH family RNA methyltransferase, whose protein sequence is MAEIIEISSPEDPRLSDFRDLRDVALRKSIDASEGLFLAEGAKVVRRAASKGYQARSFLMAPRWVEELSDVLAAHEAPVYVMSEAMVEKITGYHVHRGALASFARPELAPAPEIVAGVRGEHRRIVVLEDLVDDGNIGLVFRNAAALGINAILLTDRAADPLYRRSIKTSMGNVFNVPWTRVRGLEDALAVLRGDGYVPVALTLTDDSITLDELVAKDLPRLAFVFGTEGAGVHPKTEQQVDHCVRIPMEAGVDSLNVAAAAAVTFYATRPR, encoded by the coding sequence ATGGCTGAGATCATCGAGATCTCCTCTCCGGAGGATCCGCGGCTGTCGGACTTCCGGGATCTGCGCGACGTCGCGCTGCGCAAGTCGATCGACGCCTCTGAAGGCCTCTTCCTGGCCGAAGGTGCGAAGGTCGTACGTCGCGCGGCGAGCAAGGGGTATCAGGCTCGTTCGTTCCTGATGGCACCGCGCTGGGTCGAGGAACTCTCGGACGTACTGGCGGCGCACGAGGCGCCCGTCTATGTGATGTCCGAGGCGATGGTCGAGAAGATCACCGGCTATCACGTCCACCGGGGTGCGCTCGCGTCCTTCGCGCGGCCCGAGTTGGCTCCGGCCCCTGAGATTGTGGCGGGCGTACGCGGGGAGCATCGGCGCATCGTCGTCCTGGAGGACCTGGTCGACGACGGCAACATCGGCCTCGTCTTCCGTAACGCCGCCGCGCTCGGGATCAACGCGATCCTGCTCACGGACCGAGCCGCAGACCCGCTCTATCGCCGGTCGATCAAGACCAGCATGGGCAACGTGTTCAACGTCCCGTGGACGCGCGTGCGCGGCCTTGAGGACGCCTTGGCGGTTCTTCGCGGCGACGGCTATGTGCCGGTCGCGCTCACGCTGACTGACGACTCCATCACCCTCGATGAGCTCGTGGCGAAGGATCTGCCTCGGCTCGCTTTCGTGTTCGGCACCGAGGGTGCGGGCGTACATCCGAAGACCGAGCAGCAGGTCGACCACTGCGTACGCATCCCTATGGAGGCCGGGGTCGATTCACTCAACGTGGCTGCTGCTGCCGCCGTCACCTTCTACGCAACCCGGCCGCGCTGA
- the def gene encoding peptide deformylase, which translates to MTESPIAPYGSLPAGGTVRPITRWGEPVMGRTLVRVTEFGDGLMSLVADMVATMYAAEGVGLAANQIGADSAVFVFDCPDETGRHTVGVVCNPVLELPVGAERRLDNDDEGCLSWPGAYVPCARPDFAAVTGQGLSGEPVRFEGSGLLARCLQHETDHLNGIVFGDRISLKARKKLDKQMQKAAPDYPLTWPVP; encoded by the coding sequence GTGACCGAGAGCCCGATCGCCCCGTACGGATCTCTGCCCGCCGGCGGCACGGTACGGCCGATCACTCGCTGGGGTGAGCCTGTCATGGGACGCACCCTCGTACGCGTCACCGAGTTCGGCGACGGGCTCATGTCGTTGGTCGCCGACATGGTCGCCACGATGTACGCCGCCGAGGGCGTGGGACTCGCCGCGAACCAGATCGGTGCCGACTCCGCAGTCTTCGTCTTCGACTGCCCCGATGAGACCGGGCGCCACACCGTCGGCGTCGTCTGCAACCCCGTCCTCGAACTGCCCGTGGGCGCGGAGCGCCGGCTCGACAACGACGACGAGGGCTGCCTGTCCTGGCCCGGCGCGTACGTGCCGTGTGCCCGGCCGGACTTTGCCGCCGTCACCGGCCAGGGACTCTCGGGCGAGCCGGTGCGCTTTGAAGGAAGCGGACTGCTGGCACGGTGCCTCCAGCACGAGACGGATCACCTGAACGGGATCGTCTTCGGCGACCGCATCTCCCTGAAAGCCCGTAAGAAGCTCGACAAGCAGATGCAGAAGGCTGCCCCGGACTATCCGCTGACCTGGCCGGTCCCCTGA
- a CDS encoding acyl-CoA dehydrogenase family protein encodes MSQNPVTRAGGKHGLARKEKRDPIGIAVLALNKLAQSPFLDKLNMRKPAEEVIYQATRSGFKIASSAGRAFAKKGTKGAPGVSTPKATGSGLFDLTPTEDEQMLVDVVTEFAAEAVRPVAAEANEAAQTPIEVLGATLEIGLPILGVADELGGIAETRSAVAGTLVHEALAKGDMGIAVAALAPGAVATALSLWGTDEQQKTYLPAFTEAQNVPAAALALTESAVLFDVFKPKTTAERKGDKLVLNGEKTLVPRGKDAELFIIGAQLEGKNVLVIVESGVEGLSVEADPAMGLKAASLTKIHLENVTVDADQILGATDGSTYTEAVRNSRLAWCALSLGTGQAVLEYVTEYVKTREAFGEPIAYRQAVAFMVANIAIELQAMRLVTYKAASRVARGVDASRELGLARKLCADKGMQIGLDGVQLLGGHGFTKEHPVERWYRDLRAIGILEGGVLV; translated from the coding sequence ATGTCCCAGAACCCCGTTACGCGGGCCGGCGGTAAGCACGGCCTGGCTCGCAAGGAGAAGCGCGACCCCATCGGGATCGCGGTCCTTGCCCTGAACAAGCTCGCTCAGAGCCCGTTCCTCGACAAGCTGAACATGCGCAAGCCTGCGGAAGAGGTCATCTATCAGGCCACCCGCAGCGGCTTCAAGATCGCCTCATCGGCCGGTCGGGCATTCGCCAAGAAGGGCACCAAGGGCGCCCCGGGCGTCAGTACGCCGAAGGCGACGGGCAGCGGACTGTTCGACCTGACGCCGACCGAGGATGAGCAGATGCTCGTCGACGTCGTCACCGAGTTCGCGGCCGAGGCCGTACGCCCCGTGGCCGCCGAGGCCAACGAGGCCGCCCAGACCCCGATCGAGGTCCTCGGCGCAACTCTCGAGATCGGACTCCCGATCCTCGGCGTGGCCGACGAGCTCGGGGGCATTGCCGAGACCCGCTCAGCGGTGGCAGGCACGCTGGTCCACGAGGCGCTCGCCAAGGGCGACATGGGCATCGCGGTTGCTGCGCTCGCACCGGGCGCCGTCGCGACCGCGCTCAGCCTCTGGGGCACCGACGAGCAGCAGAAGACGTACCTCCCGGCCTTCACCGAGGCGCAGAACGTGCCGGCCGCCGCGCTGGCGCTGACCGAGTCTGCCGTCTTGTTCGACGTCTTCAAGCCGAAGACCACCGCTGAGCGCAAGGGCGACAAACTCGTCCTGAACGGCGAGAAGACACTGGTCCCGCGGGGCAAGGATGCCGAGCTCTTCATCATCGGCGCCCAGCTCGAGGGCAAGAACGTCCTCGTCATCGTGGAGAGCGGCGTGGAGGGCCTCAGCGTCGAGGCGGACCCGGCGATGGGCCTCAAGGCCGCCAGCCTCACCAAGATCCACCTCGAGAACGTCACGGTCGACGCCGACCAGATCCTCGGCGCCACCGACGGCTCGACCTACACCGAAGCCGTACGCAACTCCCGCCTTGCCTGGTGCGCGCTGTCCCTGGGCACCGGCCAGGCCGTGCTCGAGTACGTCACCGAGTACGTGAAGACCCGTGAGGCGTTCGGCGAGCCGATCGCGTACCGCCAGGCGGTCGCGTTCATGGTCGCCAACATCGCGATCGAACTCCAGGCCATGCGTCTGGTGACGTACAAGGCGGCCTCGCGCGTCGCTCGGGGCGTCGACGCCTCCCGCGAACTCGGTCTCGCCCGGAAGTTGTGTGCCGACAAGGGCATGCAGATCGGCCTCGACGGCGTCCAGTTGCTCGGTGGTCACGGCTTCACCAAGGAACACCCGGTCGAGCGGTGGTACCGCGACCTGCGAGCCATCGGCATCCTGGAAGGAGGCGTCCTCGTCTGA
- a CDS encoding acyl-CoA dehydrogenase family protein: protein MIYLEIPKKHRTLIDQAHQVAMNMLRPISRKYDLAEHEYPKELDMLAAMIDGLDASGASEGAGATGVRRDADADKSNKNGANMASALSVAEMCWGDTGLTLSMPRQGLGNSAIASVATDEQLKKFKGTWASMAITEPSFGSDSSAITTTAKVDGDAYVLNGEKIFVTSGERSDSIVVWATLDKSLGKAAIKSFVVTKDMPGVKVERLEHKLGIRASDTAVITFTDVRVPAENLLGSPEINVQEGFAGAMATFDNTRPLVAAMAVGCARASLDLTRDLLKQAGVEIDYDKPAYLQSAAAAKFIQLEADWEGALLLTMQAAWMADNKKANSLEASMSKAKAGRVGSDVTLSCIELATGVGYSESELLEKWGRDSKILDIFEGTQQIQQLIVARRILGLSSSELK from the coding sequence ATGATCTATCTCGAAATCCCCAAGAAGCACCGCACGCTCATCGACCAGGCTCACCAGGTCGCGATGAACATGCTTCGCCCGATCTCGCGCAAGTACGACCTCGCCGAGCACGAGTACCCCAAGGAACTCGACATGCTCGCCGCGATGATCGACGGCCTCGATGCCTCCGGCGCCTCCGAGGGCGCTGGTGCGACCGGCGTACGCCGTGACGCCGATGCCGACAAGTCCAACAAGAACGGCGCCAACATGGCCTCGGCGCTCTCAGTGGCCGAGATGTGTTGGGGCGACACCGGTCTGACCCTGTCGATGCCCCGTCAGGGTCTCGGCAACTCGGCCATCGCCTCGGTGGCGACCGATGAGCAGCTGAAGAAGTTCAAGGGCACGTGGGCGTCGATGGCGATCACGGAGCCGTCGTTCGGGTCGGACTCCTCGGCGATCACCACGACCGCCAAGGTCGACGGGGACGCGTACGTGCTGAACGGGGAGAAGATCTTCGTCACCTCGGGTGAGCGGTCGGACTCGATCGTCGTCTGGGCGACGCTCGACAAGTCACTCGGCAAGGCGGCGATCAAATCCTTCGTCGTCACCAAGGACATGCCCGGTGTGAAGGTGGAGCGACTCGAGCACAAGCTCGGCATCCGTGCCTCCGACACCGCCGTGATCACGTTCACGGACGTACGCGTGCCTGCGGAGAACTTGCTGGGTTCGCCGGAGATCAACGTCCAGGAGGGCTTCGCCGGTGCGATGGCGACGTTCGACAACACGCGTCCGCTCGTGGCGGCGATGGCCGTCGGCTGCGCTCGTGCCTCGCTCGACCTCACCCGCGACCTGCTGAAGCAGGCCGGGGTCGAGATCGACTACGACAAGCCGGCGTACCTGCAGTCCGCAGCGGCGGCCAAGTTCATCCAGCTCGAGGCCGACTGGGAGGGTGCCCTGCTCTTGACGATGCAGGCTGCCTGGATGGCGGACAACAAGAAGGCGAATTCGCTCGAGGCATCGATGTCGAAGGCGAAGGCCGGCCGCGTCGGCTCGGATGTCACCCTGTCCTGCATCGAGTTGGCGACCGGCGTCGGCTACTCGGAGTCGGAGTTGCTGGAGAAGTGGGGCCGTGACTCCAAGATCCTCGACATCTTCGAGGGCACCCAGCAGATCCAGCAGCTGATCGTGGCTCGCAGGATCCTCGGCTTGTCCAGCTCCGAGCTCAAGTAG
- a CDS encoding LysR substrate-binding domain-containing protein, protein MTLRIGFVLGSTPDKWARAWRDQQAEPLELVPVEEADQDAALREYDACIVRLPVDTTDRHVVRLYEELPVAVMGIEHLLTLEEELSTADLDEEQLVLPHPSGWTPAVEQLSWPEMSVKDAIETVAAGTGVAIIPMSLARLFHRKDATYRVVSDLEPSTVALVWDKADDGDRIQAFVGVVKGRTARSSR, encoded by the coding sequence GTGACCCTTCGGATCGGTTTCGTCCTCGGCTCGACCCCTGACAAGTGGGCGCGCGCATGGCGCGACCAGCAGGCAGAGCCGCTCGAGTTGGTCCCCGTCGAAGAAGCCGATCAGGACGCTGCGCTGCGGGAGTACGACGCATGCATCGTGCGGCTGCCGGTCGACACCACCGACAGGCACGTGGTGCGGCTGTACGAAGAACTGCCGGTCGCGGTCATGGGCATCGAGCACTTGCTGACTCTCGAGGAGGAGCTCTCCACAGCGGACCTGGATGAGGAGCAGCTCGTACTCCCCCACCCCTCGGGGTGGACGCCGGCAGTCGAACAGCTTTCGTGGCCCGAGATGTCGGTCAAGGACGCGATCGAGACCGTTGCCGCTGGTACGGGCGTCGCGATCATCCCGATGTCGTTGGCACGCCTCTTCCACCGCAAGGACGCGACGTACCGCGTCGTCAGCGATCTGGAACCCAGCACGGTCGCGCTGGTGTGGGACAAGGCCGACGACGGCGACCGCATCCAGGCGTTCGTCGGGGTGGTGAAAGGCCGAACGGCCCGCTCCTCCCGTTAG
- a CDS encoding S53 family peptidase, with translation MRQRTARYAAAFSLAAASLITVQGSPSAYAGTNPVEITLTLAAPNPTALAALAADTTGSVSERRAKLATLLPSAATHISVAHMLTSQGFRVLEESSWTMTVSAPQNLVTALFGLLPINPTTLTQALAPYPRVPTALAGLVRLANPTTTSVPAWHSSVVRAASPYDLRNAYTAPRVPPGAGNSRNGPLTVATIQFSDWNQNDLSRYAARMGRPDPVATRQLRTVRVDGGATDSNGQVEVGLDQEAILGVSPYSAQQLYSAPNSNAGFNDAFSAVLDDVLGNSHARVRNPRIAALSTSWGGCESATGISNIQAVQPILQSLVAAGVNIFAPAGDIGIYDCDNGGSGGGLLGGGLLGGPGPSAAVDFPASSPYVIGVGGTRLASATTSRVANSGSNWTETAWSCTSQSTCTGQGGTGGGQSTVFGTPAYQRIYVTAAPFAGRGRRLVPDIAADADPATGLLITTSDPAANSNGQLLVGGTSLATPVSAALFVDLLASLGRTRGVPDLHGGIYKAAAAKKFVRDVRSGSNGAAADAGNDPRVTAGIGYDTLTGVGSILWSGMAAYLPR, from the coding sequence ATGCGCCAGCGCACTGCCCGCTACGCCGCTGCCTTCAGCCTCGCAGCAGCATCACTGATCACCGTCCAGGGGTCGCCGAGCGCGTACGCGGGAACGAATCCGGTCGAGATCACGCTGACGCTCGCTGCACCGAATCCGACCGCGCTTGCCGCGCTCGCAGCGGACACGACCGGCTCGGTGAGCGAACGTCGTGCGAAGCTCGCAACTCTGCTGCCGTCGGCAGCCACCCACATCTCCGTCGCCCACATGTTGACGTCGCAGGGATTCCGGGTCCTTGAGGAGTCGTCCTGGACGATGACGGTCTCCGCGCCGCAGAACCTGGTGACGGCACTGTTCGGCCTCCTGCCGATCAACCCAACCACCCTTACGCAGGCGCTCGCACCGTACCCGCGCGTCCCGACAGCGCTGGCTGGACTGGTCCGACTCGCCAACCCGACGACAACGTCGGTGCCTGCGTGGCACTCGTCCGTGGTCCGCGCGGCCTCGCCATACGACCTGCGCAACGCGTACACCGCTCCTCGCGTCCCGCCGGGCGCAGGGAACAGCCGCAACGGGCCGCTGACTGTCGCGACCATCCAGTTCTCCGACTGGAACCAGAACGATCTCTCCAGGTACGCCGCCCGGATGGGGCGTCCGGATCCGGTCGCGACCCGTCAGCTGCGGACCGTACGCGTCGATGGCGGCGCGACGGACTCCAACGGCCAGGTCGAGGTGGGCCTGGACCAGGAAGCGATCCTCGGGGTCAGTCCGTACTCCGCCCAGCAGCTCTACTCGGCGCCGAACAGCAACGCCGGCTTCAATGACGCCTTCTCGGCTGTCCTGGACGACGTCCTCGGCAACAGTCACGCTCGCGTACGGAACCCACGGATCGCAGCGCTGTCGACTTCCTGGGGCGGGTGCGAGTCAGCCACCGGGATCAGCAACATCCAGGCGGTCCAGCCGATCCTTCAGTCGCTCGTCGCTGCGGGGGTCAACATCTTCGCCCCGGCCGGCGACATCGGCATCTACGACTGCGACAACGGCGGCTCCGGCGGCGGACTTCTCGGTGGAGGGCTCCTCGGCGGCCCCGGCCCGAGCGCCGCGGTCGACTTCCCGGCGTCCTCGCCGTACGTCATCGGCGTCGGCGGCACGCGGCTGGCCAGCGCCACCACATCCCGTGTGGCAAACAGCGGCTCCAACTGGACCGAGACTGCGTGGTCCTGCACCTCCCAATCGACCTGCACCGGTCAGGGCGGCACCGGGGGCGGCCAGTCCACCGTGTTCGGTACGCCCGCCTACCAGCGCATCTATGTCACCGCTGCGCCGTTCGCGGGCCGCGGTCGACGGCTCGTCCCGGACATCGCAGCCGACGCCGATCCCGCGACCGGCCTCCTGATCACCACGTCGGACCCCGCTGCGAACTCCAACGGGCAGTTGCTCGTAGGCGGCACGAGCCTGGCGACCCCAGTGTCGGCAGCACTGTTCGTCGACCTGCTCGCCTCGCTCGGGCGTACCCGGGGCGTGCCGGACCTCCACGGCGGGATCTACAAGGCCGCCGCCGCGAAGAAGTTCGTGCGCGACGTACGCAGTGGCTCGAATGGCGCAGCAGCGGACGCGGGCAACGACCCCCGAGTGACGGCTGGCATCGGATACGACACCCTCACCGGCGTCGGTTCGATCCTGTGGTCAGGAATGGCGGCGTACCTGCCTCGCTGA
- a CDS encoding MBL fold metallo-hydrolase: MTEARITHVGGPTALIEVAGWRILTDPTFDPPGRRYFFGWGTTSRKLAGPSIAPDELGSIDAVLVTHHHHGDNLDPAAVALLPQWGTTITTVKAAAALGHGAVGLRTWDTTTLSAPGKPTIRITATPCRHGPVGSDPITGPVVGFSLAWEGQSNGELWITGDTVLFPALREVPARINVGTLLIHLGSVRFRYMSGWLRYTMDAREGAALIDLVGPAHVIPVHYEGWSHFQQDRDRAEPVLATSKYADRITWLDPGASAVVDV; encoded by the coding sequence ATGACCGAAGCCCGGATCACGCACGTCGGCGGCCCCACGGCCCTCATCGAGGTCGCCGGGTGGCGGATCCTGACGGACCCGACATTCGATCCGCCCGGCAGGCGCTACTTCTTCGGCTGGGGCACGACCTCGCGCAAGTTGGCGGGACCGTCGATCGCCCCCGACGAGCTCGGGTCGATCGACGCCGTCCTGGTCACACATCATCACCACGGGGACAACCTGGATCCGGCGGCAGTCGCACTCCTCCCGCAGTGGGGCACCACGATCACGACGGTGAAGGCGGCCGCGGCCCTCGGCCACGGCGCGGTCGGCCTCAGGACGTGGGACACCACCACCCTCAGCGCGCCCGGCAAACCGACGATCAGGATCACCGCGACGCCGTGCCGGCACGGACCCGTCGGCAGTGACCCGATCACGGGTCCGGTCGTCGGGTTCTCGTTGGCTTGGGAAGGTCAGAGCAACGGCGAGCTCTGGATCACCGGCGACACCGTCCTCTTCCCGGCGCTGCGCGAGGTGCCGGCGCGGATCAATGTCGGCACGCTGCTCATCCACCTCGGGTCTGTCAGGTTCCGGTACATGTCCGGCTGGTTGCGCTACACGATGGACGCGCGCGAGGGCGCGGCGCTGATCGACCTCGTCGGCCCCGCGCATGTGATCCCGGTGCATTACGAGGGCTGGTCGCACTTCCAGCAGGATCGCGACCGCGCCGAACCCGTCCTGGCTACCTCGAAGTACGCCGACCGGATCACCTGGCTCGATCCGGGTGCCTCGGCTGTCGTGGACGTCTGA